Proteins encoded by one window of Sus scrofa isolate TJ Tabasco breed Duroc chromosome 12, Sscrofa11.1, whole genome shotgun sequence:
- the IKZF3 gene encoding zinc finger protein Aiolos isoform X3 yields MGSERALVLDRLASNVAKRKSSMPQKFIGEKRHCFDVSYNPSYMYEKENEMIQTRMMDQAINNAISYLGAEALRPLVQTPPAPTSEMVPVISSMYPIALTRAEMPNGAPQDLEKKNVHLPEKNLPSERGLSPNNSGHDSTDTDSNHEERQNHIYQQNHMVPPRARNGMPLLKEVPRSYELLKPPPICPRDSIKVINKEGEVMDVYRCDHCRVLFLDYVMFTIHMGCHGFRDPFECNMCGYRSHDRYEFSSHIARGEHRAMMK; encoded by the exons ATGGGAAGTGAAAGAGCTCTCGTTCTGGACAGATTAGCAAGCAATGTGGCAAAACGAAAAAGCTCAATGCCTCAGAAATTCATTG GTGAGAAGCGCCACTGCTTTGACGTCAGCTATAACCCCAGCTACATGTACGAGAAAGAGAACGAGATGATTCAGACCCGGATGATGGACCAGGCCATCAATAACGCCATCAGCTATCTCGGTGCTGAAGCCCTGCGCCCCTTGGTCCAGACACCACCTGCTCCCACCTCGGAGATGGTCCCCGTTATCAGCAGCATGTATCCCATAGCCCTCACCCGAGCTGAGATGCCGAACGGTGCCCCCCAGGACCTGGAAAAGAAGAACGTCCACCTGCCAGAGAAGAACCTGCCTTCTGAAAGAGGCCTCTCCCCCAACAACAGTGGCCACGACTCCACGGACACTGACAGCAACCACGAGGAGCGCCAGAATCACATCTACCAGCAAAATCACATGGTCCCTCCCCGGGCCCGCAATGGGATGCCGCTTCTGAAGGAGGTCCCCCGCTCTTATGAACTCCTCAAGCCCCCGCCCATCTGCCCGAGGGACTCCATCAAAGTGATCAACAAAGAAGGGGAGGTGATGGACGTGTACCGCTGTGACCACTGTCGCGTCCTCTTCCTGGATTACGTGATGTTCACCATTCACATGGGCTGCCACGGCTTCCGTGACCCCTTTGAGTGTAACATGTGTGGATATCGAAGCCACGATCGCTATGAGTTCTCCTCGCACATAGCCAGAGGAGAACACAGAGCCATGATGAAGTGA